A single Primulina eburnea isolate SZY01 chromosome 11, ASM2296580v1, whole genome shotgun sequence DNA region contains:
- the LOC140805669 gene encoding sister chromatid cohesion protein PDS5 homolog D isoform X1: protein MGSSTYNDASQKQLEDELIDAGSRLLILSSSIDELLSLLQKAEKLLIKVRQQPPRSTGDALLPVMKALVTDDLLRHVDVNVQVAVASCINELTRITAPNPPYSDDEMKEVFRLFMIAFKQLPCESGPNYSRAAQILETVAKVRSCLILLDIDCDALVLEMFQLFFSTIRCSQPPNILKYMEMIMILVIEESDEISLELLMPLLTSVRKDCENISPVSFELGKTVFKKCRTKLEPRLREAVETMNLDVDDYAEIFSSLSEDLSNGNNMVAKEAASAGKTTEIGLSSAGISKLDGLSKTELEDSSPLNKEDSGNEQPADNYAGSDNKEVAAAEMLQTEMDNRATRKRGRKPKSFIKPREGHEGKDSCEVSCNVESDNDLALASKPGNASELNYSSRKEYDSANEGSLRRRGRSKVKESIVTQGSNLELTSTPKSRILRTAVKEKGSSASMGTDKKNISGSRIIKAKKEEDLDTEIIGKLRINTQKHESEDILDKMVESPVSGASRAKHPRNLPSKTEKMSKGSRVDYGEEVVNLRIQVWWPMDKAFYPGTVKAFDPVSKKHKINYDDGEEEILNLRKERWEILDDKKPGQAHLLRQQEADHTSHTKGPTKSQKNTTKRRVFSPRKQKATPSTKRSKSESHHGESEFVDNSALDVIHQKGEITNKDRETEASTKHDEDILAGKEELETSIDKMESDLNTSNM from the exons ATGGGTTCTTCTACATATAATGATGCATCGCAGAAACAGCTTGAAGATGAGCTCATCGATGCTGGGAGTAGGCTTCTCATTCTTTCGTCTTCCATCGATGAGCTTCTTAGCCTTCTTCAG AAAGCTGAGAAACTTTTAATCAAGGTACGCCAACAGCCACCTAGGTCTACAGGGGATGCACTTCTTCCGGTGATGAAGGCATTGGTTACTGATGACCTCTTGAGGCATGTAGATGTAAATGTTCAAGTAGCTGTTGCATCTTGTATTAATGAACTTACAAGAATAACTGCTCCGAATCCTCCATATAGTGATGATGAAATGAAG GAAGTTTTCCGATTGTTCATGATTGCATTCAAGCAGCTGCCCTGTGAGTCAGGTCCTAATTATTCTAGAGCCGCACAGATTCTTGAAACTGTAGCTAAAGTGAGATCATGCCTGATACTGCTGGATATAGATTGTGATGCCCTGGTTTTGGAGATGTTCCAACTGTTTTTTTCTACCATCAG GTGCAGTCAACCCCCGAATATCTTGAAATACATGGAAATGATAATGATTTTGGTGATAGAAGAAAGTGATGAAATTTCACTGGAACTTCTGATGCCTCTCTTAACTAGTGTTAGGAAGGACTGTGAG AATATTTCACCTGTTTCGTTCGAGTTGGGGAAAACTGTCTTTAAAAAATGCAGAACAAAACTCGAGCCACGTCTTAGAGAAGCTGTGGAGACAATGAATCTTGACGTTGATGATTATGCTGAgattttttcttctctttctGAGGATTTGTCTAATGGAAATAACATG GTGGCAAAGGAAGCTGCATCAGCCGGTAAAACTACTGAAATTGGTCTGTCCAGTGCTGGTATATCCAAGTTAGATGGACTTTCCAAGACCGAGCTGGAAGATAGTTCTCCTTTAAACAAGGAAGACAGTGGAAATGAGCAACCTGCTGATAATTACGCAGGATCTGATAATAAAGAGGTGGCTGCTGCAGAAATGTTGCAAACAGAAATGGATAATCGAGCTACACGAAAAAGAGGCAGAAAACCTAAATCCTTTATAAAACCAAGGGAGGGGCATGAAGGCAAGGATTCTTGTGAAGTATCATGTAATGTCGAGAGTGACAATGACTTGGCTTTGGCATCCAAACCTGGAAATGCGAGCGAGCTTAATTATTCTTCACGTAAAGAATATGATTCTGCTAATGAAGGAAGTCTTCGCAGAAGGGGTCGGTCAAAGGTGAAAGAGAGTATAGTTACCCAGGGCAGTAATCTAGAATTGACTTCAACACCAAAAAGCAGGATCTTGCGAACTGCAGTGAAGGAGAAAGGTTCCAGCGCCTCAATGGGGACTGACAAGAAGAATATTTCTGGATCGAGAATCATTAAAGCAAAAAAGGAAGAGGACCTTGACACCGAGATAATAGGAAAACTTAGAATTAATACCCAAAAACACGAGTCAGAAGATATCTTGGACAAG ATGGTAGAGTCTCCTGTTTCTGGAGCTTCAAGAGCCAAGCATCCAAGGAATTTgccttcaaaaacagagaag ATGTCCAAAGGATCACGTGTTGATTATGGGGAGGAAGTAGTTAATTTGAGGATACAAGTTTGGTGGCCGATGGATAAAGC GTTTTACCCAGGGACTGTCAAAGCTTTTGATCCTGTCTCAAAGAAGCACAAG ATTAATTATGATGatggagaagaagaaatattGAACCTGAGAAAAGAAAGATGGGAAATTCTCGATGACAAGAAACCTGGACAA gCACACCTCCTTCGCCAACAAGAAGCTGATCATACATCTCATACCAAAGGGCCCACCAA GAGTCAGAAAAATACTACGAAAAGGAGGGTATTTTCCCCAAGAAAACAGAAAGCTACCCCCTCAACTAAAAG ATCGAAAAGTGAAAGCCATCATGGAGAATCTGAATTCGTAGATAATTCTGCATTGGATGTCATCCACCAGAAAGGTGAAATTACCAACAAAGATAGAGAGACAGAAGCCTCGACAAAACATGATGAAGATATCCTTGCCGGCAAGGAAGAATTGGAAACATCTATTGATAAAATGGAATCTGACCTTAACACCTCCAATATGTAA
- the LOC140805669 gene encoding sister chromatid cohesion protein PDS5 homolog D isoform X3, whose protein sequence is MGSSTYNDASQKQLEDELIDAGSRLLILSSSIDELLSLLQKAEKLLIKVRQQPPRSTGDALLPVMKALVTDDLLRHVDVNVQVAVASCINELTRITAPNPPYSDDEMKEVFRLFMIAFKQLPCESGPNYSRAAQILETVAKVRSCLILLDIDCDALVLEMFQLFFSTIRCSQPPNILKYMEMIMILVIEESDEISLELLMPLLTSVRKDCENISPVSFELGKTVFKKCRTKLEPRLREAVETMNLDVDDYAEIFSSLSEDLSNGNNMVAKEAASAGKTTEIGLSSAGISKLDGLSKTELEDSSPLNKEDSGNEQPADNYAGSDNKEVAAAEMLQTEMDNRATRKRGRKPKSFIKPREGHEGKDSCEVSCNVESDNDLALASKPGNASELNYSSRKEYDSANEGSLRRRGRSKVKESIVTQGSNLELTSTPKSRILRTAVKEKGSSASMGTDKKNISGSRIIKAKKEEDLDTEIIGKLRINTQKHESEDILDKMVESPVSGASRAKHPRNLPSKTEKMSKGSRVDYGEEVVNLRIQVWWPMDKAFYPGTVKAFDPVSKKHKINYDDGEEEILNLRKERWEILDDKKPGQAHLLRQQEADHTSHTKGPTKNLKYSDEIEQESEKYYEKEGIFPKKTESYPLN, encoded by the exons ATGGGTTCTTCTACATATAATGATGCATCGCAGAAACAGCTTGAAGATGAGCTCATCGATGCTGGGAGTAGGCTTCTCATTCTTTCGTCTTCCATCGATGAGCTTCTTAGCCTTCTTCAG AAAGCTGAGAAACTTTTAATCAAGGTACGCCAACAGCCACCTAGGTCTACAGGGGATGCACTTCTTCCGGTGATGAAGGCATTGGTTACTGATGACCTCTTGAGGCATGTAGATGTAAATGTTCAAGTAGCTGTTGCATCTTGTATTAATGAACTTACAAGAATAACTGCTCCGAATCCTCCATATAGTGATGATGAAATGAAG GAAGTTTTCCGATTGTTCATGATTGCATTCAAGCAGCTGCCCTGTGAGTCAGGTCCTAATTATTCTAGAGCCGCACAGATTCTTGAAACTGTAGCTAAAGTGAGATCATGCCTGATACTGCTGGATATAGATTGTGATGCCCTGGTTTTGGAGATGTTCCAACTGTTTTTTTCTACCATCAG GTGCAGTCAACCCCCGAATATCTTGAAATACATGGAAATGATAATGATTTTGGTGATAGAAGAAAGTGATGAAATTTCACTGGAACTTCTGATGCCTCTCTTAACTAGTGTTAGGAAGGACTGTGAG AATATTTCACCTGTTTCGTTCGAGTTGGGGAAAACTGTCTTTAAAAAATGCAGAACAAAACTCGAGCCACGTCTTAGAGAAGCTGTGGAGACAATGAATCTTGACGTTGATGATTATGCTGAgattttttcttctctttctGAGGATTTGTCTAATGGAAATAACATG GTGGCAAAGGAAGCTGCATCAGCCGGTAAAACTACTGAAATTGGTCTGTCCAGTGCTGGTATATCCAAGTTAGATGGACTTTCCAAGACCGAGCTGGAAGATAGTTCTCCTTTAAACAAGGAAGACAGTGGAAATGAGCAACCTGCTGATAATTACGCAGGATCTGATAATAAAGAGGTGGCTGCTGCAGAAATGTTGCAAACAGAAATGGATAATCGAGCTACACGAAAAAGAGGCAGAAAACCTAAATCCTTTATAAAACCAAGGGAGGGGCATGAAGGCAAGGATTCTTGTGAAGTATCATGTAATGTCGAGAGTGACAATGACTTGGCTTTGGCATCCAAACCTGGAAATGCGAGCGAGCTTAATTATTCTTCACGTAAAGAATATGATTCTGCTAATGAAGGAAGTCTTCGCAGAAGGGGTCGGTCAAAGGTGAAAGAGAGTATAGTTACCCAGGGCAGTAATCTAGAATTGACTTCAACACCAAAAAGCAGGATCTTGCGAACTGCAGTGAAGGAGAAAGGTTCCAGCGCCTCAATGGGGACTGACAAGAAGAATATTTCTGGATCGAGAATCATTAAAGCAAAAAAGGAAGAGGACCTTGACACCGAGATAATAGGAAAACTTAGAATTAATACCCAAAAACACGAGTCAGAAGATATCTTGGACAAG ATGGTAGAGTCTCCTGTTTCTGGAGCTTCAAGAGCCAAGCATCCAAGGAATTTgccttcaaaaacagagaag ATGTCCAAAGGATCACGTGTTGATTATGGGGAGGAAGTAGTTAATTTGAGGATACAAGTTTGGTGGCCGATGGATAAAGC GTTTTACCCAGGGACTGTCAAAGCTTTTGATCCTGTCTCAAAGAAGCACAAG ATTAATTATGATGatggagaagaagaaatattGAACCTGAGAAAAGAAAGATGGGAAATTCTCGATGACAAGAAACCTGGACAA gCACACCTCCTTCGCCAACAAGAAGCTGATCATACATCTCATACCAAAGGGCCCACCAA GAACTTGAAGTATTCTGATGAAATTGAGCAGGAGTCAGAAAAATACTACGAAAAGGAGGGTATTTTCCCCAAGAAAACAGAAAGCTACCCCCTCAACTAA
- the LOC140805669 gene encoding sister chromatid cohesion protein PDS5 homolog E isoform X2, translating into MGSSTYNDASQKQLEDELIDAGSRLLILSSSIDELLSLLQKAEKLLIKVRQQPPRSTGDALLPVMKALVTDDLLRHVDVNVQVAVASCINELTRITAPNPPYSDDEMKEVFRLFMIAFKQLPCESGPNYSRAAQILETVAKVRSCLILLDIDCDALVLEMFQLFFSTISQPPNILKYMEMIMILVIEESDEISLELLMPLLTSVRKDCENISPVSFELGKTVFKKCRTKLEPRLREAVETMNLDVDDYAEIFSSLSEDLSNGNNMVAKEAASAGKTTEIGLSSAGISKLDGLSKTELEDSSPLNKEDSGNEQPADNYAGSDNKEVAAAEMLQTEMDNRATRKRGRKPKSFIKPREGHEGKDSCEVSCNVESDNDLALASKPGNASELNYSSRKEYDSANEGSLRRRGRSKVKESIVTQGSNLELTSTPKSRILRTAVKEKGSSASMGTDKKNISGSRIIKAKKEEDLDTEIIGKLRINTQKHESEDILDKMVESPVSGASRAKHPRNLPSKTEKMSKGSRVDYGEEVVNLRIQVWWPMDKAFYPGTVKAFDPVSKKHKINYDDGEEEILNLRKERWEILDDKKPGQAHLLRQQEADHTSHTKGPTKSQKNTTKRRVFSPRKQKATPSTKRSKSESHHGESEFVDNSALDVIHQKGEITNKDRETEASTKHDEDILAGKEELETSIDKMESDLNTSNM; encoded by the exons ATGGGTTCTTCTACATATAATGATGCATCGCAGAAACAGCTTGAAGATGAGCTCATCGATGCTGGGAGTAGGCTTCTCATTCTTTCGTCTTCCATCGATGAGCTTCTTAGCCTTCTTCAG AAAGCTGAGAAACTTTTAATCAAGGTACGCCAACAGCCACCTAGGTCTACAGGGGATGCACTTCTTCCGGTGATGAAGGCATTGGTTACTGATGACCTCTTGAGGCATGTAGATGTAAATGTTCAAGTAGCTGTTGCATCTTGTATTAATGAACTTACAAGAATAACTGCTCCGAATCCTCCATATAGTGATGATGAAATGAAG GAAGTTTTCCGATTGTTCATGATTGCATTCAAGCAGCTGCCCTGTGAGTCAGGTCCTAATTATTCTAGAGCCGCACAGATTCTTGAAACTGTAGCTAAAGTGAGATCATGCCTGATACTGCTGGATATAGATTGTGATGCCCTGGTTTTGGAGATGTTCCAACTGTTTTTTTCTACCATCAG TCAACCCCCGAATATCTTGAAATACATGGAAATGATAATGATTTTGGTGATAGAAGAAAGTGATGAAATTTCACTGGAACTTCTGATGCCTCTCTTAACTAGTGTTAGGAAGGACTGTGAG AATATTTCACCTGTTTCGTTCGAGTTGGGGAAAACTGTCTTTAAAAAATGCAGAACAAAACTCGAGCCACGTCTTAGAGAAGCTGTGGAGACAATGAATCTTGACGTTGATGATTATGCTGAgattttttcttctctttctGAGGATTTGTCTAATGGAAATAACATG GTGGCAAAGGAAGCTGCATCAGCCGGTAAAACTACTGAAATTGGTCTGTCCAGTGCTGGTATATCCAAGTTAGATGGACTTTCCAAGACCGAGCTGGAAGATAGTTCTCCTTTAAACAAGGAAGACAGTGGAAATGAGCAACCTGCTGATAATTACGCAGGATCTGATAATAAAGAGGTGGCTGCTGCAGAAATGTTGCAAACAGAAATGGATAATCGAGCTACACGAAAAAGAGGCAGAAAACCTAAATCCTTTATAAAACCAAGGGAGGGGCATGAAGGCAAGGATTCTTGTGAAGTATCATGTAATGTCGAGAGTGACAATGACTTGGCTTTGGCATCCAAACCTGGAAATGCGAGCGAGCTTAATTATTCTTCACGTAAAGAATATGATTCTGCTAATGAAGGAAGTCTTCGCAGAAGGGGTCGGTCAAAGGTGAAAGAGAGTATAGTTACCCAGGGCAGTAATCTAGAATTGACTTCAACACCAAAAAGCAGGATCTTGCGAACTGCAGTGAAGGAGAAAGGTTCCAGCGCCTCAATGGGGACTGACAAGAAGAATATTTCTGGATCGAGAATCATTAAAGCAAAAAAGGAAGAGGACCTTGACACCGAGATAATAGGAAAACTTAGAATTAATACCCAAAAACACGAGTCAGAAGATATCTTGGACAAG ATGGTAGAGTCTCCTGTTTCTGGAGCTTCAAGAGCCAAGCATCCAAGGAATTTgccttcaaaaacagagaag ATGTCCAAAGGATCACGTGTTGATTATGGGGAGGAAGTAGTTAATTTGAGGATACAAGTTTGGTGGCCGATGGATAAAGC GTTTTACCCAGGGACTGTCAAAGCTTTTGATCCTGTCTCAAAGAAGCACAAG ATTAATTATGATGatggagaagaagaaatattGAACCTGAGAAAAGAAAGATGGGAAATTCTCGATGACAAGAAACCTGGACAA gCACACCTCCTTCGCCAACAAGAAGCTGATCATACATCTCATACCAAAGGGCCCACCAA GAGTCAGAAAAATACTACGAAAAGGAGGGTATTTTCCCCAAGAAAACAGAAAGCTACCCCCTCAACTAAAAG ATCGAAAAGTGAAAGCCATCATGGAGAATCTGAATTCGTAGATAATTCTGCATTGGATGTCATCCACCAGAAAGGTGAAATTACCAACAAAGATAGAGAGACAGAAGCCTCGACAAAACATGATGAAGATATCCTTGCCGGCAAGGAAGAATTGGAAACATCTATTGATAAAATGGAATCTGACCTTAACACCTCCAATATGTAA